The following are encoded in a window of Ranitomeya variabilis isolate aRanVar5 chromosome 6, aRanVar5.hap1, whole genome shotgun sequence genomic DNA:
- the BCL2 gene encoding apoptosis regulator Bcl-2 isoform X2, with the protein MAHHRRGGYDHRDIVVKYIHYKLSQRGYEWEEGRQVSSGHPAASAANNNLTDDGEVSAVPGGPAGQPLASDLPAASSSDIESPSNSPLPLLDNAPAAPRSCTSAASPIPSPQADLDVAQREGDVEEDAVQPLDEDNAEDGPLQPVPPALFQTLSRAGDEFSNLYQQDFRHISGLLHLTPSTVRLRFAAVVEELFHDGVNWGRIVAFFEFGGVMCVESVNREMSPLVDSIAGWMTEYLNRHLQNWIQEQGGWVLKWCEV; encoded by the coding sequence ATGGCTCATCATAGGAGAGGAGGCTATGACCATCGGGACATTGTGGTGAAATACATCCATTATAAGCTGTCACAGAGGGGCTATGAATGGGAAGAAGGAAGACAGGTATCTTCTGGTCACCCAGCTGCTTCTGCTGCTAACAATAATCTTACTGATGATGGAGAGGTGTCTGCCGTACCTGGTGGTCCAGCTGGACAACCTCTTGCTTCAGATTTGCCTGCTGCTTCCTCTTCAGATATTGAATCTCCAAGTAATTCTCCATTACCACTTCTCGACAATGCACCTGCTgctcccagaagctgtacatctgcTGCGTCCCCCATCCCTTCACCACAGGCAGACCTGGATGTTGCCCAGAGAGAAGGAGATGTTGAAGAAGATGCTGTTCAACCACTAGATGAAGATAATGCTGAAGATGGTCCATTACAACCTGTTCCCCCGGCATTATTCCAGACACTGAGTCGAGCGGGAGATGAGTTCTCCAATTTGTACCAGCAAGACTTCAGACATATCTCAGGGCTCCTCCACCTAACCCCATCCACAGTCCGTCTTCGTTTTGCCGCAGTGGTGGAGGAGCTATTTCATGATGGGGTTAATTGGGGCAGAATTGTGGCTTTCTTTGAGTTTGGAGGAGTCATGTGTGTAGAGAGTGTGAATCGTGAGATGTCTCCTTTGGTGGATTCCATAGCTGGATGGATGACGGAGTACCTGAATAGACATCTACAGAACTGGATCCAAGAGCAGGGAGGATGG